One stretch of Methylopila sp. 73B DNA includes these proteins:
- a CDS encoding PAS domain-containing sensor histidine kinase — protein sequence MTTAAERDARFMRSVLAASDDCIKIIDLEGRLVFMSEGGQRVMEIDDFSALAGCNWPDLWTGSGNLHAKAAIAAAIDGRSYRFQDIANTGRGNPRHWDVQVSPIIGRDGRPESILSVSRDITTLKDSEERHKLLAAELNHRIKNLLTLVQAIVGQTLRAGGDVARSFHAQISERLVALAKAQDSLMKTTSAEADLDALVRSVLKPHGLEERVRVDGPPVRLADRAAMAFALAVHELATNAVKYGALSADGGRVNLSWGFADGLLHFEWREEGGPKVSPPTRRGFGSHVIERALSGYLSGEAKIDYRPEGVVVTLAAPVAALLAGN from the coding sequence ATGACTACGGCAGCCGAGCGCGACGCGCGCTTCATGCGCAGCGTCCTCGCCGCCTCGGACGACTGCATCAAGATCATCGATCTTGAGGGGCGCCTCGTCTTCATGAGCGAGGGCGGCCAGCGGGTGATGGAGATCGACGACTTCAGCGCTCTCGCCGGCTGCAACTGGCCGGACCTTTGGACCGGCTCCGGAAACCTTCACGCCAAGGCCGCGATCGCGGCGGCGATCGACGGCCGCAGCTACCGGTTCCAGGACATCGCCAACACGGGCAGGGGCAATCCCCGCCATTGGGACGTGCAGGTGAGCCCGATCATCGGCCGCGACGGCCGCCCGGAGTCGATCCTGTCGGTCTCGCGCGACATCACTACGCTCAAGGACAGCGAAGAGCGGCACAAGCTGCTGGCCGCCGAACTCAATCACCGCATCAAGAACCTGCTGACGCTGGTGCAGGCGATCGTGGGCCAGACCCTGCGGGCGGGCGGCGACGTCGCGCGCTCGTTCCACGCGCAGATCTCGGAGCGGCTGGTCGCGCTCGCCAAGGCCCAGGACAGCCTCATGAAGACGACGTCCGCCGAGGCGGACCTCGACGCCTTGGTGCGCAGCGTGCTCAAGCCCCATGGGCTGGAGGAGCGCGTCCGCGTGGATGGCCCACCCGTGCGGCTCGCCGACCGCGCGGCGATGGCCTTCGCTCTGGCGGTGCACGAACTGGCGACCAACGCCGTCAAGTACGGCGCCCTGTCTGCGGACGGCGGGCGCGTCAACCTCAGCTGGGGCTTCGCCGACGGCCTGCTCCATTTCGAATGGCGCGAGGAGGGCGGGCCGAAGGTTTCGCCCCCGACGCGGCGCGGCTTCGGCTCGCACGTCATCGAGCGGGCGCTGTCGGGCTATCTCAGCGGCGAGGCGAAGATCGACTACCGGCCCGAGGGCGTGGTCGTGACGCTGGCCGCGCCGGTCGCCGCGCTTCTCGCCGGCAACTGA
- the hisB gene encoding imidazoleglycerol-phosphate dehydratase HisB: protein MRRAEVIRTTAETDIALSVDLDGSGASTISTGVGFLDHMLELLSRHAMIDMEIKAKGDVHVDFHHVTEDVGIALGQAVRKALGEMKGLTRYADVHMPMDETLTRVAIDVSGRPFLVWRTAFPTQKVGEFDTELVREFFQAFATHAAVTLHVETLYGANSHHIAESCFKGLARVLKTAFALDPRAGDRLPSTKGRIGD from the coding sequence ATGCGCCGCGCCGAGGTGATCCGGACGACTGCCGAAACCGACATCGCGCTCTCCGTCGATCTCGACGGTTCAGGCGCGTCGACGATTTCGACCGGCGTCGGCTTCCTGGACCACATGCTGGAGCTGCTGTCGCGCCACGCCATGATCGACATGGAGATCAAGGCGAAGGGCGACGTGCACGTCGACTTCCACCACGTCACGGAAGACGTCGGCATCGCGCTGGGCCAAGCCGTGCGCAAGGCGCTCGGCGAGATGAAGGGCCTCACCCGCTATGCCGACGTGCACATGCCGATGGACGAGACCCTGACCCGCGTCGCGATCGACGTTTCGGGACGGCCGTTTCTGGTCTGGCGCACGGCGTTTCCGACCCAGAAGGTCGGCGAGTTCGACACCGAGCTGGTGCGGGAGTTCTTCCAGGCGTTCGCGACCCATGCGGCCGTGACACTGCACGTCGAGACGCTCTATGGCGCGAACTCCCATCACATCGCCGAGTCCTGCTTCAAGGGGCTCGCGCGCGTTCTGAAGACGGCGTTCGCGCTCGATCCGCGCGCCGGCGACCGGCTGCCCTCCACCAAGGGCCGCATCGGCGACTGA
- the hisA gene encoding 1-(5-phosphoribosyl)-5-[(5-phosphoribosylamino)methylideneamino]imidazole-4-carboxamide isomerase — protein MASVILYPAIDLKGGSVVRLRQGDMDQATVYGRDPGGQAKAFAAEGFAWIHVVDLDGAFAGASVNAAAVDSILDQARVPVQLGGGIRDMKAVDAWLKRGVARVIIGTAAVRDPEFVKAAARAHPGKVAVGVDARDGRVAVQGWAELSDITALDLARRFEDAGVAAIIYTDIARDGLLGGLNLESTRELAEAVAIPVIASGGLADIEDVRRLLAPENAAVAGAITGRALYDGRLNGREALAFVRAAKTAT, from the coding sequence GTGGCGTCCGTGATCCTTTACCCCGCGATCGACCTCAAGGGCGGCTCGGTCGTCCGGCTGCGCCAGGGCGACATGGACCAGGCGACGGTCTACGGCCGCGACCCTGGCGGCCAGGCCAAGGCTTTCGCCGCCGAGGGCTTCGCGTGGATCCACGTGGTCGATCTCGACGGGGCCTTCGCCGGCGCCAGCGTCAACGCCGCGGCCGTCGACTCCATTCTCGACCAGGCCCGGGTTCCCGTGCAGCTCGGGGGCGGCATCCGCGACATGAAGGCGGTCGACGCCTGGCTGAAGCGCGGCGTCGCCCGCGTCATCATCGGCACCGCGGCGGTGCGCGACCCGGAGTTCGTGAAGGCGGCGGCCCGGGCCCATCCGGGCAAGGTCGCGGTGGGGGTCGACGCCCGCGACGGGCGCGTGGCGGTGCAGGGCTGGGCCGAGCTGTCGGACATCACGGCGCTCGACCTCGCCCGCCGGTTCGAGGACGCCGGCGTCGCCGCGATCATCTACACCGACATCGCGCGCGACGGCTTGCTCGGCGGCCTCAACCTCGAGTCCACCCGCGAGCTGGCCGAGGCCGTCGCGATTCCGGTGATCGCCTCCGGCGGCCTCGCCGACATCGAGGACGTCCGCCGCCTGCTCGCGCCGGAAAACGCCGCCGTCGCGGGCGCGATCACAGGCCGTGCGCTCTACGACGGCCGGCTGAACGGACGCGAGGCGCTCGCCTTCGTGCGCGCGGCGAAGACGGCGACGTAA
- a CDS encoding DUF2628 domain-containing protein, giving the protein MQTWLIYEPPGGAARTLDDAERFVVVREGFHKLAFLAPAIWLLYRRCWMAFALYVAAEVALALVARGLELRGGSALVFALLPNLAVGFEASWLRARALERRGYSYVASVFARGREEAEAHFFTDWLADQPRETARPRPSGTPYRPAQPAFSFFPQPGAAR; this is encoded by the coding sequence TTGCAGACCTGGCTGATCTACGAACCCCCCGGCGGCGCCGCGCGCACGCTCGACGACGCCGAACGCTTCGTCGTCGTGCGCGAGGGCTTCCACAAGCTCGCCTTCCTCGCGCCTGCGATCTGGCTGCTCTACCGGCGCTGCTGGATGGCCTTCGCGCTGTATGTCGCCGCCGAGGTCGCGCTGGCGCTGGTCGCGCGCGGGCTCGAACTGCGCGGCGGATCGGCGCTCGTCTTCGCGCTGCTGCCCAACCTCGCGGTCGGCTTCGAGGCGTCGTGGCTCCGCGCCCGCGCTCTGGAGCGTCGCGGCTATTCCTACGTCGCCAGCGTGTTCGCCCGCGGCCGGGAGGAGGCGGAGGCGCACTTCTTCACTGATTGGCTCGCCGACCAACCGCGCGAGACCGCGCGGCCGCGGCCGTCCGGGACGCCCTATCGCCCGGCGCAGCCGGCGTTCAGCTTCTTTCCGCAGCCCGGAGCGGCGCGGTGA
- the hisH gene encoding imidazole glycerol phosphate synthase subunit HisH: MTIAVVDYGAGNLRSVEKALIRAGGEGVVVTSDPTQVASADRVVLPGDGAFPDCRTALGQASGLGEALDEVVTRRGRPFLGICIGMQLLATTGEEYEETPGLDWIPGRVRRIEPGDARLKVPHMGWNTLNPHRDHALLDGLALGQGGLHAYFLHAYHLTPNDPDDVVASATYGGEVTALVARGNVAGVQFHPEKSQTLGLALLANFVRWRP, translated from the coding sequence GTGACGATCGCGGTCGTCGACTACGGCGCCGGCAATCTCCGCTCGGTCGAGAAGGCTCTGATCCGGGCCGGAGGCGAGGGCGTGGTCGTGACGAGCGATCCCACGCAGGTGGCCTCCGCCGACCGCGTGGTCCTGCCCGGCGACGGCGCCTTCCCGGACTGCCGCACGGCGCTCGGCCAGGCCTCCGGCCTCGGTGAGGCGCTGGACGAGGTCGTGACGCGCCGCGGGCGGCCTTTTCTCGGCATCTGCATCGGCATGCAGCTGCTCGCCACCACAGGCGAGGAGTATGAGGAGACGCCGGGCCTCGACTGGATTCCCGGCCGGGTCCGCCGGATCGAGCCCGGCGACGCGCGGCTGAAGGTGCCGCACATGGGCTGGAACACGCTCAACCCGCACCGCGATCACGCCCTGCTCGACGGGCTGGCGCTGGGGCAGGGCGGCCTGCACGCTTACTTTCTGCACGCCTACCACCTCACGCCGAACGACCCGGACGACGTCGTCGCCTCCGCGACCTACGGCGGCGAGGTGACGGCGCTGGTGGCGCGCGGCAACGTCGCCGGCGTCCAGTTCCATCCCGAGAAGAGCCAGACCCTCGGCCTCGCTTTGCTCGCGAACTTCGTCAGGTGGCGTCCGTGA
- a CDS encoding TA system VapC family ribonuclease toxin, whose translation MSFLLDVSVLIALIDSAHAESQLAHDWFAAEGRHDWATCPIVENGVLRIVSQPSYLNSPGSPAIVATLLRTFFAMPGHRFWADDVSLLADDRVDVLQLSSHRRVTDTYLLALAVKNGGRFVTLDRRLAPDAVSRGREALVVI comes from the coding sequence GTGAGCTTCCTGCTCGACGTCAGCGTCTTGATCGCGCTGATCGACTCCGCGCACGCTGAGAGCCAGCTTGCGCACGATTGGTTCGCCGCCGAAGGCCGACACGATTGGGCCACGTGCCCCATCGTCGAAAACGGCGTCCTGCGGATCGTGAGCCAGCCGAGCTACCTCAACTCGCCCGGATCTCCGGCGATCGTGGCGACGCTTCTCAGGACTTTCTTCGCCATGCCCGGCCACCGGTTCTGGGCGGACGACGTCAGCCTGCTCGCCGACGATCGGGTGGACGTTCTGCAATTGTCGTCGCATCGTCGAGTCACCGACACCTATCTCCTGGCGCTTGCGGTCAAGAACGGCGGTCGGTTTGTGACGCTCGACCGCCGCTTGGCGCCTGACGCGGTATCACGCGGGCGCGAGGCTTTGGTCGTGATATGA
- the hslU gene encoding ATP-dependent protease ATPase subunit HslU yields MTDLSPREIVSELDRHIVGQRDAKRAVAIALRNRWRRLQLTGHLREEVQPKNILMIGPTGVGKTEISRRLARLANAPFLKVEATKFTEVGYVGRDVEQIIRDLVEVAIGLTRETKRKDVSAKAHMAAEERVVTALVGATASPATRESFRKKLRDGEMDEKEIEIEVASSGAPMMEIPGMPGQVGMISLGDIFGKGMPGQKKTRRVLVKDSHEALIAEESDKLLDQEQLVAEAIKAVENAGIVFLDEIDKICAREGRAGDVSREGVQRDLLPLIEGTTVATKHGPVKTDHILFIASGAFHVAKPSDLLPELQGRLPIRVELSALDREDFVRILTDTEASLVKQYVALLATENVTLDITADGVDALADIAVEVNSSVENIGARRLQTVMERVLDEISFTAADRSGETVTVDGDYVRKFVGDLAKNADLSQFIL; encoded by the coding sequence ATGACCGACCTCTCCCCCCGCGAAATCGTCTCCGAGCTCGACCGGCACATCGTCGGCCAGCGCGACGCCAAGCGCGCGGTCGCGATCGCGCTCCGGAACCGCTGGCGCCGCCTGCAGCTCACCGGCCACCTGCGCGAGGAGGTGCAGCCGAAGAACATCCTGATGATCGGGCCGACCGGCGTGGGCAAGACCGAAATCTCGCGCCGGCTGGCGCGGCTCGCCAACGCCCCGTTCCTGAAGGTCGAGGCCACCAAGTTCACCGAGGTCGGCTACGTCGGCCGCGACGTGGAGCAGATCATCCGCGACTTGGTCGAGGTCGCGATCGGCCTGACGCGCGAGACCAAGCGCAAGGACGTCTCCGCCAAGGCCCACATGGCGGCGGAGGAGCGGGTGGTCACCGCGCTGGTCGGCGCAACTGCGAGCCCGGCGACCCGCGAGAGCTTCCGCAAGAAGCTGCGCGACGGCGAGATGGACGAGAAGGAGATCGAGATCGAGGTGGCCTCGTCGGGCGCTCCGATGATGGAGATCCCGGGGATGCCCGGTCAGGTCGGCATGATCTCGCTGGGCGACATCTTCGGGAAAGGCATGCCCGGCCAGAAGAAAACCCGCCGTGTGCTGGTCAAGGACAGCCACGAGGCGCTGATCGCCGAGGAGTCCGACAAGCTGCTCGACCAGGAGCAACTCGTCGCCGAGGCCATCAAGGCGGTCGAGAACGCTGGCATCGTGTTCCTGGACGAGATCGACAAGATCTGCGCCCGCGAGGGCCGCGCCGGGGACGTCTCGCGCGAGGGCGTGCAGCGAGACCTGCTGCCGCTGATCGAGGGCACCACCGTCGCGACCAAGCACGGGCCGGTGAAGACCGACCACATCCTGTTCATCGCCTCGGGCGCGTTCCATGTGGCGAAGCCCTCGGACCTGCTGCCGGAGCTGCAAGGCCGCCTCCCGATCCGCGTCGAGCTCTCGGCGCTCGACCGGGAGGACTTCGTGCGCATCCTCACCGACACCGAGGCGAGCCTCGTCAAACAGTACGTGGCGCTGCTCGCGACCGAGAACGTGACCCTGGATATCACCGCGGACGGCGTCGACGCGCTGGCGGACATCGCCGTCGAGGTGAACTCCAGCGTCGAGAACATCGGCGCGCGGCGGCTGCAGACGGTGATGGAGCGGGTGCTCGACGAGATCAGCTTCACCGCCGCCGACCGCAGCGGCGAGACGGTGACCGTCGACGGCGACTACGTGCGCAAGTTCGTCGGCGACCTCGCGAAGAACGCGGACCTGAGCCAGTTCATTCTTTAA
- the hslV gene encoding ATP-dependent protease subunit HslV, translating into MSEIILHGTTIVLVRKGGRVVIGGDGQVSLGQTVMKATAKKVRRIAKGQVIAGFAGATADAFTLFERLEAKLEQHPGQLLRAAVELAKDWRLDRYLRRLEAMMLVADKNVALVITGTGDVLEPEDGIAAIGSGGNYALAAARALSDTDADAEAIVRKAMKIAAEICVYTNGNVTVESLETVG; encoded by the coding sequence ATGTCCGAGATCATTCTTCACGGGACGACGATCGTGCTCGTCCGCAAGGGCGGGCGCGTCGTCATCGGGGGCGACGGCCAGGTCAGCCTCGGCCAGACGGTGATGAAGGCGACCGCCAAGAAGGTCCGGCGCATCGCCAAGGGGCAGGTCATCGCCGGCTTCGCGGGCGCGACCGCCGACGCCTTCACGCTGTTCGAGCGGCTCGAGGCCAAGCTCGAGCAACATCCCGGCCAGCTGTTGCGCGCGGCGGTGGAGCTCGCCAAGGACTGGCGCCTCGATCGTTACCTCCGCCGGCTCGAGGCGATGATGCTGGTCGCCGACAAGAACGTGGCGCTCGTCATCACGGGAACCGGCGACGTGCTGGAGCCGGAGGACGGGATCGCCGCGATCGGCTCCGGCGGCAACTACGCGCTCGCAGCGGCGCGCGCGCTGTCCGACACCGACGCGGACGCCGAGGCGATCGTGCGCAAGGCGATGAAGATCGCGGCCGAGATCTGCGTCTACACCAACGGCAACGTGACGGTTGAGAGTCTTGAGACCGTCGGCTGA
- a CDS encoding DNA starvation/stationary phase protection protein encodes MAKKPTEEVRARKKAALATPTDLGSNAIRDLEGALNAVLADTYALYLKTKNFHWHMSGPHFRDYHLLLDEQAAEILATTDDIAERVRKIGGTTLRSIGHISRLQRVKDNDADFVTPQDMLAELRDDNRDHVKRLREAHDLADEHEDVATASLIENWIDETEKRAWFLFETSRGA; translated from the coding sequence ATGGCCAAGAAACCCACCGAAGAGGTCCGGGCGCGCAAGAAGGCGGCGCTCGCAACTCCGACCGACCTAGGATCAAACGCGATCCGCGATCTCGAGGGGGCGCTGAACGCCGTCCTCGCCGACACCTATGCGCTCTACCTGAAGACCAAGAATTTCCATTGGCACATGAGTGGGCCGCACTTCCGCGACTATCACCTGCTGCTCGACGAGCAGGCCGCCGAGATCCTGGCGACGACCGACGACATCGCCGAGCGAGTGCGGAAGATCGGCGGCACCACGCTGCGCTCGATCGGACACATCTCGCGCCTCCAGCGCGTCAAGGACAACGACGCCGACTTCGTGACGCCGCAAGACATGCTGGCGGAGCTTCGGGACGACAACCGCGACCACGTCAAACGGCTGCGCGAAGCTCATGATCTCGCCGACGAACACGAGGACGTCGCGACGGCGAGCCTGATCGAGAACTGGATCGACGAGACGGAGAAACGCGCCTGGTTCCTGTTCGAGACCAGCCGCGGCGCCTGA